The nucleotide window CCTTTTCTTATTAAGTCATCGGTATAAAAAACGTTATCTGCTATTCATTTTACACACATTGCAAAGATTGGAGGATTCATGAAAGGTAAAGGAAAGTGCCTATGTGGCTCGGTTGAGTTGGAAGTAGAGTACGCCAGTAATGAATTGGGGGCTTGTCATTGTAGTATGTGTAGAAATTGGTCTGGCGGTCCGATGTTAGTCATTGATTGCGCTGACTCAGTTAAAATATCAGGTGAATCAAATGTAGTGAGATATAAGTCATCCGAGTGGGCTGAGAGAGGATTCTGCGGTAAATGTGGTACTCACTTGTTTTACTTTTTAGTGCCAAATAATCAGTATCATCTTCCTGTCGGTTTATTGATGTCTGGGGATGACTACAAATTAACTCATCAGATATTTATCGATGAAAAGCCCGAATACTACGAATTTAAAAATGAAACACAAAATATGACTGGCGCAGAAGTATTTGCCCACTTTGAAAGTGGAGAGTAGCACTTAGTTTTTATTAGCTTAAGACTAATTCACAACGCTCGGCATTTTTTAGTTTCGGTCGAGTTTTGTGTTTGCGGTGTAATGGTTTCGGTTAGGTGGTGCTCACGCCTAACATCCCAGCATCAACCCCCAACTTGAAGTGCCTCGAAACTCGATTATGTGAACTCCTAATAGCTGAATAGTTACTCTAATATACAATGAGTTTTCTAATGGCTCTGAGGGGGCGGAAATGACAGATATGGCAATATCAAGTTACCTTGGCTGGTTGTTACTTATTATAGGTTGTTATCCTTTCTTGCTTGTTGGTGTCAGTATGTTTTTCTATGATGCAGAGCGTAAACAAGCATTAAGGTGGTTGAACGGAGTTAGTTTTCTATTGGCTGCATTCCTTCTTTACATGCACATGCAGACAGAAGTCATCTATGGTCGGGAACTGCTCGAAGCTTGGTATCGTGATAACCCAGAAGATAGGCCTCAATAAAAAGCACATAACAAGTGTTTGTCATCCATTTCGGTATATAAAAATGATGCTAAACGATTGGCATTTCCAGCTAGAATCAACTTTAGTGTTTTCGGCACAATGGGTGAGGTGAGGTGATCGCGATGTCAGCTACTTCAAGCGGCGATAACTCGTCTATCCAATTATGCCTATCCGAGTGAACCATGTTCTCTTACAAAGTGTCTGACATTTTAGATATTCAAATGTCGAGGCTCCGATGAATTTTCTCCGTAAGTATAAAATCAGTTTCCTTTTCTGCATTAGTGGTCTTTTGTGTTTCATTGCTTATAACACCATAGGTTCATACGTAGATAAAAATGGTGTGTTGGTTGAGCCATTCGGGCTTATTCCTCTATTTTGGCTTTTTGAGCTACTTGCGTTGCTGGCTTTGGTTGTAGCCTTCGTTAGACACAGAAAGTGTCAGTAGACCAGTTAAGCTGCGAGTAAACGAAGATGTTTCGTTATCACAAACAACTTAGGCGCGATTCGGTACGCTTGGCATTTTGGCATGCGCCGGTATTGGTGTTTCCACTCGTTTTAACTTCAGTGGGTTAGGTGTTAAATTTGAGAGCATTAGTAGCGTTGCCACCTGCTCAAGCGGGCGTTATGTTACTAATTGAATTCAACGTTTATAAAGGATGAATATGGTAGTACTTAGAGGAATGCGCCAAGACGAATATCCAGCTTATTGTCAGTATTTTATTGACGATTACAGTCAGGAAATAGCTAGAAACTATGGGCATTCTTTAGACGTTGCAGTCAAATTGGCAAAGAAGGACTTGCATCGCAGCTTCCCTAACGGACTAGAGAGCAATGAGCATTCGCTATTATGCATTGATGTTGAAGTCGATGGTGAACGTAAGCTTGTGGGTTACCTTTGGCACTCAGTCAATCTTGGGGATAAATCTACGTTTATCTATGACTTCTTCATTTCGAATGAACATCGAGGCCTAGGTTATGGTACTCAATCAATTTCTGCGTTAGAGACCCAACTACTTGCTATTGGCATCAATCAAATAAAACTGAGGGTCGCATACCATAATGAGCGGGCGCTTAAGTTGTATAAAGAAGTTGGCTTTGAGGTTACCGGTTTCAATATGTCTAAGAAACTAAGCGGATAGCCTCAACATATCAAGCAACATACATAGACCGGCAGGTTTCATTCAAACATGGAGTGAAAATATGAAGTCAGACTTTTCAAAACTTGCGACAACCGAGTACGGAAACATACTAAGTAACGACCACTTTATTAATTTTAGTATTGGTCCTCTTTGGCAGGGAATGCCGCCAATTTTTGGAGAAGCGTTTACTGTCCAGTTAACGTCTGGTGATAATTTAATGCTTCATTCAGCCATATACGAAGCACCAAAAGGTTCCATCATTGTAGTGGATGGAGTTGATAGCGAATATGCAGTAGCCGGCGGTAGTGTATGCGAAGTCGCTAAGAGTCGAGGTATCAAAGGTTTTATTATTGATGGTGTCATTCGAAATTTGAGTGAAATTTCAGATATGAAGTTTCCAGTTTTTGCGAAAGGTGTTCATCCAGTACCGGGAAAGAAAGAGGTCTATTCTGAATTGGGCGCTCCAATCGCTTGCGGGGGAGCAAAGGTGTCTACGGGAGATATCATTGTTGCTGATGCAGAGGGTATTGTCGTTATTCCTAAATCAAGAAAAGATGAAGTGTTTCTAATGGCTTCAAAGAAAGCAAGTGACGAAGCTTCATTAACACTCGCTGAGTGGGAAACGAGTCATAGGGCTAAAATAGCCCAAGCAATAACGTCTGCGAAACGAAAATCTGAGAGCACTTTAAACTGATTCGCAATGCGCGGCATTTTCATCAATTAACAGGTGTTAGGCGACAACGAATAAATTCATCCATGGAGAAGAGAGTGATCGTACGGACTGCGACGAAAGAAGACTCAAGTGTCTTGTTAGAGTTTATTGAACAAAAAGCTGACTTTGACCGGAGTATGAGAGGGTTTAGTGGTGAAATCTCGACAACTATAGAGAAAATCGAACGCACACTATTTGGTGATTACGCATTTGCTCATGCATTAATATTGGAACGGAATTGTGAGCCTTTTGGCTTCGCACTGTATCACTATCGATATTCATCCTTCAGTGGAGAGCCATCAATCTGGCTTGACGACTTATTGGTTACAGGAAGTCAAAGATCAAAAGGGTATGGCCGTGAACTTATGTTGGCTTTAAAGTCACAAGCGGAGTCATCATATGCCTCTCACATCTTATGGACGGCAAGTCCACATAATAAGAAAGCGCATGATTTCTACAAAAGGTTGGGTGCAGAGGTTGAGCGAATGGATGGTCAAAGACCTTATTTCCGTTGGGCAATGTGCGATTCGTAAATGAATCAAAAGGGAACTATGAAAATAACGACGCTGGTTGATAACTCTCGACTGGATAACAGGAAAGATTTAGCCGTTGAGCGCGGACTATCACTGCATATTGAAACTGAATCGCTAAAGATCTTGTTCGATATGGGAAGTGGCGATACGTTTTGTCAAAACGCACCAGTACTGGGTATTGATATCAAAGATGTAGACCTCGCTGTCATATCACACAGGCATCATGATCATTGTAATGGCACCGCTGATTTTGTTGCTCATAACTCTAAATCCAAAGTGTTTCTGAAAAATTGCGAACAGAAAAGCTATCATTTCCGGGCTTTCGGTTTCAAAAGTGATGTCGGGATCAATCCGGACTTA belongs to Vibrio splendidus and includes:
- a CDS encoding GNAT family N-acetyltransferase, translating into MVVLRGMRQDEYPAYCQYFIDDYSQEIARNYGHSLDVAVKLAKKDLHRSFPNGLESNEHSLLCIDVEVDGERKLVGYLWHSVNLGDKSTFIYDFFISNEHRGLGYGTQSISALETQLLAIGINQIKLRVAYHNERALKLYKEVGFEVTGFNMSKKLSG
- a CDS encoding GNAT family N-acetyltransferase, which produces MEKRVIVRTATKEDSSVLLEFIEQKADFDRSMRGFSGEISTTIEKIERTLFGDYAFAHALILERNCEPFGFALYHYRYSSFSGEPSIWLDDLLVTGSQRSKGYGRELMLALKSQAESSYASHILWTASPHNKKAHDFYKRLGAEVERMDGQRPYFRWAMCDS
- a CDS encoding DUF3955 domain-containing protein — protein: MNFLRKYKISFLFCISGLLCFIAYNTIGSYVDKNGVLVEPFGLIPLFWLFELLALLALVVAFVRHRKCQ
- a CDS encoding GFA family protein; its protein translation is MKGKGKCLCGSVELEVEYASNELGACHCSMCRNWSGGPMLVIDCADSVKISGESNVVRYKSSEWAERGFCGKCGTHLFYFLVPNNQYHLPVGLLMSGDDYKLTHQIFIDEKPEYYEFKNETQNMTGAEVFAHFESGE
- a CDS encoding RraA family protein — encoded protein: MKSDFSKLATTEYGNILSNDHFINFSIGPLWQGMPPIFGEAFTVQLTSGDNLMLHSAIYEAPKGSIIVVDGVDSEYAVAGGSVCEVAKSRGIKGFIIDGVIRNLSEISDMKFPVFAKGVHPVPGKKEVYSELGAPIACGGAKVSTGDIIVADAEGIVVIPKSRKDEVFLMASKKASDEASLTLAEWETSHRAKIAQAITSAKRKSESTLN